caatccctTTAAGCTTGCATGACTTTTGGTAGGACAATGtatttgagctagcaagacaattaaaatgaactacaatgactttcggtaggacaatcaattgtcataccgattgtcacattAGTTCAAACAGTTTGTCTTGCTGaaattaaatagatttaaatcctaataataattctgataagacaatccttttgaattagcatgactttcggtatgacaatcaattgtcataccgattgtcacattAGTTCAAACCGATTTTCTTGTTGAATTAAACAGATTTtaaaaccaatttaaattctgaaaattcttaatattaattcagaattaattaatcaattaatttaattaatcaaataaattaatctttgcagatataatttattttcttaattaaattatatgacttaattaattaatagagaattaatactaaccctgagcagcaaccaatcttctgaatatcttctgaaaatcactgaaattatgaatcaattccaccacttcaatgttgacactcgatgtactgtctggttcatgagtgactaacttccgtgacgtttcttcatgtcttgactttgatactctgattttcttcagattaaatccttgtaattaatgatactctgacgagatctctgtcacttgattaaatccacgatcttgatttatatcactgaggcatgatcaacttcttgaacttcttccagtgaattaactcctcaagtctgtagatgaacattgtctctgaatcctttgacagatattactttgcgagatctctttgacggtcgatccactatttacttattacattcttatttgagttgagttgaatcctcgaatatacaaataggtctatgacatatgacttacaggcctcattgttttcttgatgtttgattgagttttgattattagaaactccccctgagtttgtggatctttgatttgagaaaggggaactttctataagtgatctattctgatttccagcttcttttgataacccgatggatggtgaattttgagttccgacggatgaagctggttgtctaccgacggataacgcagattgtctcccgacggatgaagcattttgcaactcgatagatgttgaattttatgcttcattagtagtagatttttctccattatcctttgataccatttcttgatcactttcatcatcactgtcatcactaaccatctccacattgtcaaatttgaggctctcatggtaatcttcatctttcagtccttcaatctttttatcatcaaacaaaacatgtattgattccacaacaatgtaggttctagattgtagactctatatgctttaccaacatcatatccaacaaaaattccttcatcagctttagcatcaaacttcccattttgatcagtttgatttctcaatatatagcatttacagccaaagacatgaagaaaatttagagttggcttcttgttcttgaacaatttatagggagtcatgcatcttgcctGATTAActagggaaatattctgagtgtagcatgtaatgtttacagcttcagcccagaaatatgttggcaatttagattcttcaagcattgttttggcaacttcaataagtgatctgttcttccttttcactactccattttattgtggagttcttgctgctgaaaattcatgcaaaattccattctcttcacagaatgcttttatgacagaattcttgaactcagttccattgtcactcctgattcttctaactttgaaatcaggatggttattgacttgccttatttgattgatgatgatttcactagcctcatctttagactttaggaaatattttcaagagaactttgagaaatcatctacaattactaggcaatatctttttcttgaaatagacaatacattgactggtccaaacaaatccatgtgtagcagttgcaaaggttcttcaattgttgaatcaagtttctttctgaatgatactttgatctgctttcccttttggcaggcatcacacaatccatccttagaaaactccactagaggaatgcctctaaccatttccttctttactagctcattcatggtcttgaagtttaaatgggatagtttcttgtgccataaccaactttcatcctgacttgctttgctgagaagacaagtaacagattctgtattagatgagttgaagttagctaggtacatattccttttctcacaccagtgagaactactttgttgctcctcttgttagtcacgacagcttctgagttgaaggttactgaattgcctttatcacaaagctggttgatactcaacaaattatgcttgagaccatccactaaggcaacctcctcaatgatgacattgtcttttgaaatcaagccatatcccacagtataacccttgctgtcatctccaaaagtaatacttgggccagcccTCTCCTTGAACtatgtgagcagggtagaatcaccagtcatgtgtcttgaacaaccactatccaagtaccatagattctttctgtttccctgcacacatcaaaatcaaatcaagttgattttggtacccaagtttccttgggtcctgccttgttagctttctttttctgtttcttaggctttatctcatttgacttggggatatcagattcatccttagtcatttgagttgggcctttgaaaccattcatcataacataattatcatgcatactttgattaacagggaatggcatgctactagtgaatatgttattccaataaggcatgctaaatgacatttgtggcatactaaatacaacataatagggattaggtgcaaatggcatattagcaaactgtaacacccccagatccggggtcggggatccgggtcgttacggtcttttattccacaatatcacttaacttaattaataataaataacctcatgctgtgaccccacactaacacacaccacaaccgattatagtctcagagatgaaattgaaataagtacaagtccttgaatccacaatttaaaagttattacaacccaaaatgattacttgataagtttacagttaattgccattatctgccataagttataattatacataattggttcccaaaagtagaatacctgatctaccaatagatctacctctgcagctatagcggctacaacatcaacgggaagacgcaggacgcttcccatgcgcttgcgctgggtctgcttgagtctggccatcttttctaactgttgttgtgtgatgaagaaatgaagcaagagtgagcattacagctagcaagataatatatagtataaacaatgatgcaagtatctaaatggataacttactagaatcctttatcaagtgtaaggtaactacttactggatataagcttaaaggaagatgaagttaccaattacttcactatacttataccatttttagaaatctacttgaactaccactgttcaaagtataataagtttcaaaagtccgtcccatagatgagaccacaagttaagacttgaatagattcaatctttgaaatatttttaaaggaaatgaagttacgagatacttcattcaatggaaacaccattataactgtttaacccttgtcaatgcttcggcaatcacccattcatagcctttcgatcgaaatgctccgggtaatgttgcagaaatatccaactggatgatgaactcattacgggagtttgcagcgccaggaagaccacttacgatgatcagtcgcagtagtgcaaccccaccattttctacatgtagaggagaacctgtcggatttacttgtcaactgaacactggactcctcaggaatggaccgtcttagcggaacttccaggccatttgggccaatataataaggttgggccggcgccactcgaccacttacgccactcctagttcagatgaaatccatgactctgaaacgtaaagctcgtccccccttccccaagtagaaacttgttgatacggttccaccaagaagtcgtatctagttggaaaggaaaactcaccgatatttcccaagcgatgcatgttaatggattaacttgttccaagaattttacttcccgagtgttgggtaagtaatcaaaaactattttatcaaaatagcaaccttgttgcgaatataaaacacaccacagagtcggatccctcaggttttgagcgagtatttaaatccccttcgaaaggaggatcttaaatataaaaatgagttttgggatccgccctaacttttaaaatcattttgaagactcgaaaacatttttaagaatgtttggagtaatgctgatttaataaaataaatcagtcccgatatattagaaaatatctgaatattattatttaaataatattcccataagggtgatccttataaaaataatcgaggtaggagttttaaaactcatatttgaaatgaataataaataaccaaaaatatacttatacgaaagtatgatctttatttgaataatcgaaaataagtttgattatcgaaacattattctttaatgaaataaagaatattatttagcaaataagcggagtcataagtcctcaaatgaatattcaaaataatattcattaatatgaataaacagagtcataagcccttgaatgaatattcaaaataatattcattaataaaaataaagttatcgaataaaccttattcgattaatagttttgaaaactatatctatatatatatatatatataatatactcgggaacatcgactcccggttttagaaaatgttcacctttgggtcccctatactaagggtatacgcaattactgcttatctctaacataggtattatgtaacTAATAAGcctttgaatcaacagatatatatcaagattacgaaacagacatgcatatataccatatcacatgctccaatatatcgtaagattttctaattaaccatcatgcatctatcacaagataatgcatatacatatgtatacatcacaacaacagtataacgggtagaaaacttgcctgagcgactgggggtgataaatggcttgggacgagtctagtaacctataaataacatataagttggaattaaaccaaagtcgcttatgaatctatactttaaccaattagactctaacgctcgctttgcgctcaacgattctcttaagtcactcgagtaccctcggctccaccatttttaataaattaaccattaagagttttaaggcgattctttcgcgagtaccttaccaactgcctaatccactttacataaatgtttcatactccaattagtcattcaaggtctttaaccaatgtttcaaagtaaggcgaggggtaatggttcgttcgcgaaacgccgttacttaaaacggtcgtttctcctaaaccgtatatcggattcaaacaaaccacatatcaaaacgaagctcgtaacatgaactatctaatcatggcaatggtcaaaacctaacagtgagttctcgggtcctgatgttaagaacaaaacagtctaaagtaaatcggacattacgacagctatgtttacgcgattaccaatttttatcctactccaaatcaaccaccaatcaaccacaattcaaccatacaaccaaaatccatacatacaatgctacaacagccccaacaactcaatatttccaaatttatactacttcccaacatgaactaaaagcttacttaagttctttaactaatcaacaagatttacaactccaaacacatcacaaaaccaacacatctctaaatacacaataatcaagcttctcatgaaccataccaaacacaaaaactctaaatatacaaaagtagggctagggtatgagattataccttccttggtgagtaaaagtaactaaggagcttggaatcacccttgaaagtccttaccaaagcttaatctaaacaaaaactcaagaacaaaattttaagttcttgaaaaacactattcaccctcttcttccatgaattttaggaagagattgtgaaggaatttgaagcttaaacttataggatatttATATCTATGCAaaaggaaccttagataattacctccctaattaatgaagcttcgaacttggatttgggtttttttcttcttgaaaatggaaaagggccgagagctttgttgcttgaaatgggaagtcaacttgtgtttttggtgatatgatttgttggttggttgtttttgcttttgttttaattatttaccttttaaccatggtgatttttgtgtggcttgaaatcaaccacacttccttcccttttggtcatgcttaggtcatccatcttatgtcatcttcccatgcttgtcctcttcttattggtttgatgacatcatcctcactaacctctttgattagctcctaattacttggctaatgaccgctgatctgttatacggttcgcttaactttcgttttcgtttatcgtttgagggatcatacccgggatcttattacttgggtttccttaacctttctcaatacattatatttcttttatgatcctctcttataatccttgaatttaaatcctttttatcatgttaccttatacccaattctttcggtatctggtggatttttgggaaaaaatcaaagtgttcgaatttggattctgacgatctttacatacatttatatatcatatagagtaataataagacctcagaataacaataaaagaacccctacatagtattgcatgaaaagttttcttattcaacataatcagcaaaaacactattcataagggttacaaaaagttcaaaattttggggttattacacaaactgtgcattcatattctgtgtagacatagcattcataggcataggaggcatggcattcatgttgggaaattgaggtggcacagatatggaagtaggcatgacagatttgAAATTAagagataaatgatttacactgccacacttgacacagatttttcttggagcatatttatgaggtgtgtagttattgtgtttgttaatccctactttaccatttctattattcttctttttaacctctgttttaacctcaatcttttcaagtctgtcactcaattgcttgacagtcatatgaccaacattagcctttttccctttcttagcttgactcgattctcctgtaataaaattcttggaaactgatccatacttttcatttaacttaatgagtttggctttactgataggcttgctcacagtcgacggatgaagATCAACATCACAAGATGGATAACCTTTTTTGTTATCCGACAGATGACcctcaacatccgtcgagtctacatctgttagcactccttcCACTAAATTTGAATCTAGCTTCTCCctgttcttcttccaggctgcatcataaaaggactcgatcccttgaactttggtgatttgagcatgaacatctctagatgttttccatgccttaatcacctcatgttcacgttcaagttgcttctttaaaatttcttctttcttcaaggactcagttaattcctccttggcaatcttacactcaattcttaatttttcaaaatcaatgaactgagactctagcacattattcctctcacttaaaaacaaattgttttatttgattttagcattttctttagtaagagacttaagtgtaacacgcaaatgatataactctgtagacatgtcatttatagcatcattacactcagctttagataaatgtgcaaggtttgtagtaattacctgattacttgaagaacttgtctctgtttcatcagacttggccattaaggctagattgacatagctgacatcttcatcttcatccagatcatctgttgcccagtcatttttctgtgtaatgaaagccctttccttttgagcaactcaaagtatttctgtttataatccagaagctcaaacttctttttgttggaatctgactttctacactcactggcaaagtgccctgccaagccacatttgaaacatttgaattttgatttatctaccatgtttctatttggcttggctgctccaaagttcttcttgaacttgagcttggtaaatcttctggaaagaaatgctagatgttcatcaatgtcctccatgtcatcttggctcaaagaatcttcattttcagctaccagtcccttgcccttgttttcacagacccttgaagttgattcaacagcttccatcttcatctccttctctttttctaactcagcaactagtgtaatggatccttctttcttctttcctctctccatcctctcatcttgctctatttcaagctcataagtcttcaggatgccatacagtctctccaaagtaaactccttataatcttgagagtttcttaatgagactgtcattggtttccatttttaggaagagatttaaggaatttcagattggagtcttttgtctgatagaccctttcatgcagcttcagagcatttagtagtttttgaaacctactaaagatgtcagtcagagactcactttcttcgctgtgaaaatgctcatattgctgaatcagtagttgcatcttgttttctctaacttgctcagtgccatcacagataatctgtatagtatcccaaacatccttggcagttttgcaattgatgattttgtcaaacatatcaccatcaactccattgaacaaaatattcatggcattcttatctttcctgacttgttcaatatcaggatcagaccattcatgccttggcttggggatgatggctcatttccagttgcagctctcataggtatatgagggcctctttctatgcaatctacataggcctcatcttgagaaagtaaatgaagatgcatctttaccttccagtgatggtaattatctttatctagaaaaggaatcttgactccaacatccttcttgttcatcttgctattttgttgatctttaaactctttatctATCAAGAgcatgctctgataccaattgttagtcccttaacaattcaacaagaatacagaaggggggttgaatggaattcttgaaactttttcttaaataaaattgttctaacttaaatatatatatatatatatatatcagtgtgatttgatttgcagagtgcggaataataacttcaaacgaatcaaaacacaagtaattaaaaacacaagtctttaaaaaactttctggtggatttgaatgtatccaccagagatatataatatatatcgagagaactctgtgtagcaaaatgctcacaactgcttacaaatgtagaacaactaagaatgcagagaaatactaagaatacagcttacaaatgtttctctgttggttgcttagttagttattctatttgttgtttcttggtttatatatcaccaagattacaaagtaataagacaggataataaaacaaaaactatcaagtctactactatgctacttcattactctattccatcatctttgaatatcttcataatagcatggaaataacaatgcttctttgttctctaaaacccagttgaataggcttccacattccatttgcatacactcgacgcatgtgactgtgttgtcactgtcaacagatatttgatatctttatccgtcgggttcatgatcatccgtcgagttatctAGTTGATCGATCATCCGTCcaatggcattgttgtttatccgtcgggtagcaatctgacacttgacttcatttcatttatgcaagattacaagacatcatctatgtacaattaatcaacctattatgcatatctagataaagtcaacatgacttcagtactacttacagaatctaaacaatggtatatgcagaaatgtgctacagacttattgtcacataagctactcactcaacgtataataaatcattatccgccgggattatattgagtcatccgtcgggactataatccttatccgtcgagtgctccaattttcactaagtaaaatctaccaaggtgttctgttaatgaaatcatcaagttcacaacatatacacaacatttattgataaaaataattacacgtgatatcccggatgttacacGGTGGGTCTTGTGCCTTATCAGTTCAATCCGTATATATAACTGCTATATATATGTATGTGCATAATCTGTATATATGTGTATAATCCGTGTGTGTGTGCGAGTGTTGGTGCGTGTGTTTGTATGTGTGGCGACGTGTGACCGCGTGTGTGGGTGGCTGTGTTTCTCGGTTATGTTTGCTATTGGGCTTTTGTGTTGGGCCGTTTGTGTGCAGTTTGGGCTTGACCTGTTGCAATTTTAATTTTGGTTCACTTTTTAtttgcagggaattattgataCATAATTCGTGATATTAAATTCTATTTTCTCGAAAAATGGTTTTAATAATCAGTAAaatttatttggatacccgaacatttttgggcaccaataaattttgcctaCCGTTCGCCATGAATTTATACGAGCAGACGGTGGATGGtgtcctaaatattttaaataaataaaatgaattgtgTAAATTATTTTTTCGAACATAAATAAATGCATGTGCAATGATTTGTATTGGATTATAAATTATGAATTGGATTTGTTGAgaaattgacgtcgattgatgtttcgacgggtaggtctataaatagaggagtcgcggtccgaattttctgaaaattatttttaaatatgaaCCAAACCCTGATTGTTACGTGAATTATTATTACGTGTACAATATCATATGAATATGTACGAGTCGAGAATCATTAACGTTGGCTAATTGTCTAGCTAGGATATGTCAAGTATAACTGGTCGTCTAACCTAGGATGTTTCGATTTTGTAGGTTCGAGTCGAGGGACCCAGTAGTAAAGTTGATCTAAAGTTAAGCCAGTGTTAGCtgtaaagcttcgcaaggcaagtacccctgaacaatcttttacagttcagtatatatgaataattgttgatttaatttacATACTGAAACAAAACGCTTTAAGTTACGTATCTCCCGTATTTATAAATGTTTATTAACTtatgttttgggggaaaagtaacttctgaaaaaatgcctatctctagtCTGTAAATTAAAATTGGAAACATTTTGAAAAGTGTGTTGTGaggaaattattttaaaagagGTAGGTATAAGTGGTTTtagaaactggataaaacggatCATATATTGGATAGTTGCATAAGAGGCCTGTAACGGCCCAGCGGGTTTGCGTAAGAGTCTAAGTCGGTTGCGCACCGTATTTAAATcgcttagtccagcgtgacagagacctaacTAGTCTTTGAGTTACGGAACAagtttgtggtgggatagactaaTCAGCTGTCCCTACGATTCGTCcaattatatatctgattttggtttagtgcactacgccatagatggcctaacTGAACATTTGAGGGGGGGTTACCTTAGATTGTGTTACTATAGATGTGAAATTTTCACCCTATCACAACACCTACACTATGCCCCTATCACAACACCTACACTATGCGGGTTACTAAACCTATAATATTGTGTTGCCATAGGTCACTTAGGTGTTAAGTAGAGGTAACATGATACATTGTGTTGCTATAGactaaaaataaagaaaaatttaaatttaatacaaaaataaaatttattttattaatatttgaTTTGAATAAATAATTCATGTATTTGTCTTGGATAAtactattatataaaataattgatTTATGAACATATCGtaacaagtaaaatagtttatttaaatataaaattatttaataattattttgataaatttaaataatttttattataaaattacttttttaattatttattctgatgtaataatttatttttacaaACTAATCTGTAGTTTTATTGTAATAATTATAATATGCAGAATTAAAAAGAttagaaatatttggataaaaaatgaaataataacAAATTAAATGGGATGGGGTGAATGGAAAATTAAATGGGCTAAATCTGCAGAAAAATTAGTTTGGGCGCGGGACTTGAAAATTTTGGACATAGGTAAAGAGGGAAATTATTTTGGGAAAAGTTATAATCTCATCCTCAGTCTCCTTTGAGAAAAAGGGGCGGAAATTAGGGTTAAGGAGCATCGAGCTCCGGCAACCTCGAATGTTCCGGCAGTGGTGCCGCTCCTCCTGCTACTCTAGCCGAGTTCACTGTCGACGGCTCTGCTGGCTTTGTTTTCTTCGACGTCAGAATAGTCAAACGACTGTTATTGGATCTCCTGGTAATCCAATTTGGAATCAGGTGAGTTTGTTACCGTATTAGCATTCAAGTTTGACTCTGCCACTTGCTAATATTATGTAATGTACAAGAACGCTAAATTTATATAAAGCTACTGACTTTGTCTATATTTCATTTTTACAGGATTTTAATATGTTAGTTACCAATCCTAGAAAACAAAGATTATATATTCAAGTAAATGACTCCCTCGGATTTGCAGATTTAACTACTGGAACTGGAGAGGTAACAATTCTACTCCTTTTCCAGAATTAAAATATGGTTATAGTTATACTGGGATCTTGTTTGTGCAGTATCATTCGACATTTGTGTTTAGACTCTTCAAGTGGCTCTTTGGTTATCTATGATGCATCTATCTTAAATGCATCTAATTACAACATATAAAGCGTAAGCCACTCCTTGCTCTAATATGACTTGGGTTCAAACAATAGATGGTAACCACAACTAAGTCTAAGGTTATAGTTGTACTTGCTAATTCCAGGTATAACCTTTGGAGTCTGCCATTTTCATGTTTTAATCTTGTCATTTTTAGCGGCAGAAACATGTTAGTAAAACCCAAGAAAGAGCAAGATCCCAAGTCGTAGCGCAATAGCAGGTCCAGGTACAACTCCTGTAAAACAGGACTCTGTGAATTTGAATGGATTTGAAACCAGCTTTTGGCTTTAATCTGGATGTGCTTGTTTTTTATAATTCATATCCTCCATATATGCTGTCCAACTATGCAGTCCTCTCTTTTGTTCTGGTCTGTTTCTAATTCAAAAGTTATGTGGTTGTTAGTTACGTTGTAACTGCTTCCTTTGTTATATGTTTCTCGGGTTCTGGTTTGTTAATTCTTATGTTTAAGTGTTTTCTGGTTTGTTTCGAAAGTAATCTGGTTGCTAATCACATTGTACGTCTCCCTCCTTGGATTTTTGTTGATTGCTTCTTCTTTGTAATTCATATGATGATATGATCCTTACTTTGGTAGGGAGAAGTGTGCTGCAATCAAGATTCAGTCTGTGTTTCGAGGCTATCTGGTAATTGAGCTTCTTCTCTTTGGTTGATTGTTTCAATACCATCATCTTGATTTAAAACATCTGATGGTTTTAGACAGTAACTAGTGTATGATCAGTGATCCTAGGGTAAAATTATAATTAAACTTTACAGAAATTTATGAGCTCATTCAATATTGAAATGCCCAGCATTACTAGTTTAGTCATGCCATTATTTGTACGGCAACCAGTACTCAGATTGTTATATGATCATGTTTCAGTTAGAAATCTCTGAAATTAGGAAGATCACACAAATAAagttttgaatttttgaaatgtACCCTCTTTATGTTAGTCTTGGAGGACTACCCTGTTATAGTAGTTAATGGTTCTCTAGTTTTGTTTGTTCCGGTACATTTTCTACCTGTTTAGTtaattttgtgttttttttaACCTGTGGCTATCTAATTATAATGAATTGCCAGTCACGGAAAGCTC
This genomic interval from Apium graveolens cultivar Ventura chromosome 8, ASM990537v1, whole genome shotgun sequence contains the following:
- the LOC141676783 gene encoding uncharacterized protein LOC141676783, with protein sequence MFRQWCRSSCYSSRVHCRRLCWLCFLRRQNSQTTVIGSPGNPIWNQDFNMLVTNPRKQRLYIQVNDSLGFADLTTGTGEGEVCCNQDSVCVSRLSVTESSSGS